The Euphorbia lathyris chromosome 2, ddEupLath1.1, whole genome shotgun sequence genome includes a window with the following:
- the LOC136219021 gene encoding uncharacterized protein: MADPGRGDWDFHLRTLSISARDSNLAGDPASDPSLFQSVKILHELCKKENSEDLVARVYPQFNRLFQRSVTSLSQTRSSYGLLLLAMLQFFLDFGEMVLHDADPSLRTFFRSCLSREFADPVVAEATLDFLNTNKKKILASFPSLLPQFFPLLLKLIAWNGERLEKSFLKIFPGMISPGSFLPLFPSLLDMPILVTALEKVERSSGSLIGNSIASIQKSTAPEMLLALMDEAYTGSTIGDGGADSESEDSSTIDAADPVFLELLKDENDGLVERHWTSPGMVATIQAAINSSPSDRLKQILKIAPRLLDVYFAIASRDVNDSLICALIANIMSRNDTIFPDKSFAYEVRKRLLEFMLAAFQRSPDFIALLKKPIMDRLGEAYGSPAKTELALQLCWAIGEHGGGGESHKEAARELFENLELLLYENLASSRLGLRETTMNPDGSNSGKSSQPRLLCFVVTAITKLATYHRELLPRARVSLGKVARSRISDARVWRRARDYLGLLSEPAICLSIFGPSKPGVSQHPGTVNWKEGGSKMIAHIPFYILGGQEGPPFHDFSFSDVLPRR; encoded by the exons ATGGCGGATCCAGGTAGAGGAGACTGGGATTTCCATCTCCGGACTTTATCTATTAGTGCTAGAGACTCTAATTTGGCCGGCGACCCCGCTTCCGACCCCTCTCTTTTTCAATCT GTGAAAATACTTCATGAATTGTGTAAGAAAGAGAACTCTGAGGATTTGGTTGCTAGGGTTTATCCTCAATTTAACAGGCTCTTTCAGCGCTCTGTTACTTCGCTTTCTCAGACTAGGTCCTCTTATGGACTTCTCTTACTC GCCATGCTTCAATTTTTCCTTGATTTTGGAGAGATGGTTCTGCATGATGCTGACCCCAGTCTGAGGACATTTTTTCGCTCTTGTTTGAGCCG TGAATTCGCAGATCCAGTTGTTGCAGAAGCTACTCTTGACTTTCTGAATACGAACAAGAAAAAAATCTTAGCTTCCTTTCCCTCCTTACTTCCACAG TTTTTCCCTTTGCTGCTGAAGCTGATTGCATGGAATGGAGAAAG ACTGGAAAAATCGTTTCTGAAGATTTTTCCTGGAATGATATCACCTGGGTCATTTCTTCCTCTATTTCCATCTTTGTTAGACATGCCAA TTTTGGTTACGGCATTGGAAAAGGTAGAACGGAGCTCAGGATCGCTTATTGGGAACAGCATAGCCTCAATCCAGAAGAGTACGGCCCCTGAG ATGCTACTTGCACTCATGGATGAAGCTTATACTGGTTCAACCATTGGAGATGGTGGGGCAGACTCTGAATCTGAGGATAGCAGTACGATAGATGCAGCTGATCCTGTGTTTCTTGAACTTTTGAAGGATGAAAACGATGGGCTTGTT GAACGACATTGGACTTCTCCAGGGATGGTTGCAACTATCCAGGCTGCAATAAACAGCTCTCCATCTGATAGGCTAAAGCAAATACTCAAAATAGCTCCTAGGCTTCTTGATGTGTATTTTGCTATAGCATCACGTGATGTTAATGATT CTTTAATCTGTGCATTAATTGCTAACATCATGTCGAGAAATGACACAATATTCCCTGACAAAAGTTTTGCTTATGAG GTTCGTAAAAGGCTTTTAGAGTTCATGCTTGCTGCATTTCAACGATCTCCGGATTTTATTGCTCTTTTGAAG AAACCTATAATGGACAGGCTCGGGGAAGCTTATGGAAGTCCTGCAAAG ACAGAATTGGCCTTACAATTGTGCTGGGCCATTGGGGAGCACGGAGGTGGTGGTGAGTCTCACAAAGAAGCTGCTCGTGAGCTTTTTGAAAACTTAGAGTTGCTTCTATATGAAAATCTCGCATCTAG TCGTCTTGGCCTAAGAGAGACAACTATGAACCCTGATGGTTCAAATTCTGGAAAATCATCACAACCAAGGCTTCTGTGTTTTGTTGTAACAGCTATTACCAAGCTTGCCACATATCACCGTGAATTATTACCTAGAGCGCGTGTATCCTTGGGCAAG GTAGCTCGATCTAGAATCTCTGATGCAAGGGTCTGGAGGCGTGCTCGTGATTACTTAGGACTACTGAGTGAACCTGCTATTTGCTTGTCTATTTTCGGGCCTTCAAAGCCTGGAGTTTCACAGCATCCAGGCACTGTTAACTGGAAGGAAGGGGGATCAAAGATGATTGCACATATCCCATTTTATATTCTTGGTGGACAAGAAG GTCCACCTTTCCATGATTTTTCCTTTTCAGATGTCCTTCCAAGAAGATAA
- the LOC136219023 gene encoding uncharacterized protein encodes MEPNRNDLNSSQASATSAKRKRGQRGRYRSLTLEKKTMGGQFKLDIEIPDYVLQAVGENARSMVNFCGYVVRTIALMDAGDWSDVFAKYGSSMWLQVKNKFNIKDSCTQELRLQAFATDVMQRLYRLWKCRLHYYYKECGNTYEERLENPPPDFPVASWRACCATFNSDKFKQRSARNSKNRNSEKWCKHTTGNLSFPEVEHILTKKMMVCFLPRMLYG; translated from the exons ATGGAACCCAACCGAAATGATCTAAATAGTAGTCAAG CCTCTGCCACAAGTGCTAAAAGGAAAAGGGGCCAGCGAGGCAGGTACAGAAGCTTAACACTTGAAAAGAAGACTATGGGTGGTCAATTTAAGCTTGATATTGAGATACCTGATTACGTTCTCCAAGCTGTGGGGGAAAATGCTAGGTCCATGGTAAACTTTTGTGGTTATGTTGTGAGGACAATTGCTCTAATGGATGCAGGCGACTGGTCTGATGTCTTTGCTAAATATGGTTCATCAATGTGGTTGCAAGTGAAG AACAAGTTCAACATAAAAGATTCTTGTACACAAGAACTTCGACTTCAAGCTTTTGCAACAGACGTAATGCAGCGTTTGTACCGATTATGGAAATGTCGATTGCATTATTATTACAAAGAATGTGGAAATACGTATGAGGAGCGCTTAGAAAATCCTCCTCCTGATTTTCCAGTTGCTAGTTGGAGAGCTTGTTGTGCTACATTTAACTCGGATAAGTTCAAG CAAAGAAGTGCAAGGAATAGCAAGAATCGTAACTCAGAGAAGTGGTGTAAACACACCACAGGGAACTTGTCTTTTCCTGAGGTGGAGCATATATTG ACTAAAAAAATGATGGTGTGCTTCCTCCCGCGGATGTTGTATGGCTAG